From one Balaenoptera acutorostrata chromosome 6, mBalAcu1.1, whole genome shotgun sequence genomic stretch:
- the MRPL50 gene encoding 39S ribosomal protein L50, mitochondrial: MAVLWVSGVARRSFTWIVSGAPRREFWSRFRKEKQPMVAETVEEVKKEPILVCPPLRSRTYIPPEDLQSRLESHVKEVFGSSVPNNWQDISLEDVHLKFSFLALLADDLGHAVPNSRLHQMCRVRDVLDFYNVPVQDRSKFDELIASNLPPNLKITWGY; the protein is encoded by the exons ATGGCGGTGCTCTGGGTGTCCGGCGTTGCCAGAAGAAGCTTCACGTGGATAGTCTCAGGGGCGCCACGCAGAGAATTTTGGTCTCGATTCAG aaaagagaaacagcCAATGGTGGCTGAGACAGTAGAAGAGGTGAAGAAAGAACCTATTCTGGTGTGTCCACCCTTACGAAGCCGAACTTACATACCACCTGAAGATCTCCAGAGTCGTTTGGAATCTCATGTCAAAGAAGTTTTTGGTTCATCTGTTCCTAACAATTGGCAGGACATCTCCCTGGAAGATGTTCATCTGAAGTTCAGCTTCTTGGCACTTTTAGCTGATGACTTGGGCCATGCAGTGCCTAACTCCAGGCTTCACCAGATGTGCAGGGTCAGAGATGTTCTTGATTTCTATAATGTGCCTGTTCAGGATAGATCTAAATTTGATGAACTTATTGCCAGTAATCTGCCTcccaatttaaaaatcacttgggGTTACTGA